A DNA window from Bacteroides cellulosilyticus contains the following coding sequences:
- a CDS encoding AAA domain-containing protein: MIIKDFDWDAYENNQVNDEINIEEQRLDNEKLLNAINNNEIIEGIIISINKREVIVNVGYIRDGIISASEFRYNPNLKIGDVVEVIIEKETSINKYLIISHKKARLKKTWEKVKTALENNETISCYVKCRTKGGMIVDVYGIEAFLPSSQMDIVRVPDLEVYVGKNLDVKVVKINKEYMNVVVSHKMVVTENLQKKSSDKTLLKDIWQKHTEVQEQILRQRTVPLAIDPSKSEIVNEKLHVVLDTSDNTEQIKKAIIQTLDITEDYCHFDDGYIIAPISNWCKLDESVKSRLSTKANKEYVSFTFYPVIDGKITDQKAQFTGVKGLLDKLEIDYDFDKNRRLQIAINELHRLKSNEDFKQLQVSLPDTASAIIPTYPSILYYLDRIYPNHNFKNIETFKEHTSAIGGVSVRKELVIEGGYFNNKVLEQLNELFDLRMYRVEFDFKINEDVLNTYDWSKNILGLPKGKDGIVTFWRKIKKAPKTNIEFEEEIEDEETSEMFSDTEYFKSNITDDFHFEYMLDRKIIDKVFGKRNYVVTERYFYEYKENRTWATTEELDRFNDQIHIELRNKSFGIERNGSSIGIDFNWKETSLPELLTQLSREFGFIDFGLYKRGHKCNFDIKYKKAELTGIMEELRNAFEDLNIELVKKGTELSFFKEFTKIEDLLAFKPHLAHKLNSFDSSRYSCTISDVPSDCVKLLYFYDKQSRNEERIEAVQELKSADFLAGDLPIGKLIRISAYPEIVLDISGDNYEFTKQLFEESNVEYITPDLSGDLEKLARLKESLNRIIEGREIENVSLGDFIFDASKAAGIKDFDENIKLELQEISKHILNKKIENNEPQKVAIAKALLAPDLALIQGPPGTGKSTAIAEMIWQHTREFPDKKILLTSETNLAVDNAIDRVVNDQHNLIKPIRIGDESRLESEGLQFSYTAMYRWAKGEDWRKKKGTVDLDDDDEEDNAVTTIEDSVYEVPEKLILLNWMENISRRMDMEKMPSEAQELWKELLDEPTPELKNLFFENYVSNCNVIGATCSSIGQKNIILSEAMESGKRNRFKPTKFYSIYRQIFSKRDGEYNPKIRFDMVIQDESSKATPAELSLPLIYGVKNVIIGDHRQLPPMLSRESFINSFDYSIKREKNDEEKQKMKELRSYVLKNFKTLEVSHFERLYNQIDSNLKGVFNYQFRMHPAINDVIKQFYKDEGGLECGLVTPKDLGVNDLDFINNGASRYHGITAGPITPDTHVLWIDSSSPEMLDGTSRVNYGEVQIIKKLLTQLNESESFHQYTDSWASVEDKQIGLISFYGKQLRLLKEMTREFDNSQIPIRVSTVDRFQGMERNIIIVSMVRSHCIQTEKGQKPNFENYPGMGYPIQEDLGFAQSPNRLNVALSRAKRLLIIVGDSKLFRTKDIYDNVYTTISDPNNKYGKIITAQEYGL; this comes from the coding sequence ATGATAATAAAAGACTTCGATTGGGATGCTTATGAAAACAACCAAGTCAATGACGAAATAAACATAGAAGAACAAAGATTAGATAATGAAAAATTGTTGAATGCTATAAACAACAACGAAATAATCGAAGGTATAATTATTTCGATAAATAAGCGCGAAGTTATTGTCAACGTAGGTTATATACGCGATGGAATAATTTCTGCATCTGAGTTTCGTTATAATCCCAATCTTAAAATAGGTGATGTTGTTGAGGTAATAATCGAAAAAGAAACTTCTATAAATAAATATCTTATCATTTCCCATAAAAAAGCTCGCTTGAAAAAAACTTGGGAAAAAGTTAAAACTGCATTAGAAAACAATGAGACAATCTCTTGTTATGTGAAATGCCGCACCAAAGGTGGCATGATTGTTGATGTTTATGGCATAGAAGCATTTTTGCCTAGTTCTCAAATGGACATTGTAAGAGTTCCTGACCTCGAGGTATATGTAGGCAAAAACCTTGATGTCAAAGTTGTTAAGATTAATAAAGAATACATGAATGTTGTGGTCAGCCATAAAATGGTAGTGACTGAAAACTTACAGAAAAAAAGTTCAGACAAGACTCTTCTAAAAGATATTTGGCAGAAACATACGGAAGTCCAGGAACAGATATTGCGTCAGAGGACAGTTCCCCTTGCGATTGACCCTTCAAAATCAGAAATTGTCAATGAGAAGCTTCATGTTGTTCTTGACACTTCTGACAATACTGAGCAAATTAAAAAAGCAATAATTCAGACTTTGGACATAACAGAGGATTACTGTCATTTCGATGATGGTTATATCATTGCGCCAATCTCTAATTGGTGTAAGTTGGATGAGTCTGTAAAATCAAGGTTAAGTACAAAAGCTAATAAAGAATATGTTTCTTTTACTTTCTATCCTGTAATCGATGGTAAGATAACTGATCAAAAAGCTCAGTTTACTGGAGTAAAAGGATTATTAGACAAACTTGAAATTGACTACGACTTTGACAAAAACAGACGTTTACAGATTGCCATCAATGAACTTCACAGGCTTAAAAGCAATGAAGACTTCAAGCAGTTGCAGGTCTCTTTACCTGATACTGCATCTGCAATCATACCCACTTATCCAAGCATTCTATATTATCTGGACAGAATCTATCCTAACCATAATTTCAAGAATATTGAGACATTCAAAGAACATACAAGTGCTATAGGTGGAGTCTCTGTTCGTAAGGAACTTGTCATAGAAGGAGGTTACTTCAATAACAAGGTATTAGAACAATTAAATGAACTTTTTGACCTGAGAATGTATCGAGTGGAATTTGATTTCAAAATCAATGAAGATGTACTCAATACATATGATTGGTCAAAGAATATATTGGGCTTACCTAAAGGAAAAGATGGTATTGTTACTTTTTGGAGAAAGATTAAGAAAGCCCCAAAAACCAACATCGAATTTGAAGAAGAAATAGAGGATGAGGAAACATCCGAAATGTTTTCTGATACAGAATACTTTAAGAGTAATATCACTGATGATTTTCATTTCGAATATATGCTTGACCGCAAAATTATCGACAAGGTATTTGGCAAGAGAAACTATGTAGTAACCGAACGCTATTTTTATGAATACAAAGAAAATAGAACATGGGCTACTACCGAAGAACTCGATCGATTTAATGATCAAATCCACATTGAGCTTAGAAACAAGAGCTTTGGCATAGAAAGAAACGGTTCATCAATTGGCATTGACTTCAATTGGAAAGAAACTAGTCTTCCAGAGCTCTTGACTCAGCTGAGTCGAGAGTTTGGCTTTATTGATTTTGGTCTGTATAAACGAGGTCACAAATGTAACTTTGATATAAAATACAAGAAAGCTGAGCTGACTGGAATCATGGAAGAACTCCGTAATGCTTTTGAGGATCTAAACATAGAACTCGTCAAGAAAGGTACGGAGCTATCTTTCTTTAAAGAATTTACGAAAATAGAAGATCTTCTTGCTTTTAAGCCTCATCTTGCCCATAAGTTGAACTCTTTTGATTCTTCTCGTTATTCGTGTACGATTTCTGATGTTCCATCGGACTGCGTAAAGTTATTATACTTCTATGACAAACAAAGCCGTAATGAGGAACGAATCGAAGCTGTTCAAGAACTTAAAAGCGCAGATTTCTTAGCAGGAGATCTTCCAATCGGTAAGTTGATTCGAATTTCAGCATATCCAGAGATTGTTTTGGATATTTCTGGTGACAACTATGAATTTACAAAACAGCTGTTTGAAGAATCCAATGTAGAGTATATCACACCTGATTTGTCTGGAGATCTGGAAAAACTTGCACGACTAAAAGAATCATTAAATAGGATTATCGAAGGAAGGGAAATAGAGAATGTTTCTTTAGGAGATTTTATATTTGATGCATCTAAGGCTGCGGGTATAAAAGATTTCGATGAGAATATAAAACTTGAACTACAGGAAATAAGCAAACATATTCTCAATAAAAAAATTGAAAATAATGAACCTCAGAAAGTTGCAATAGCTAAAGCACTCCTTGCTCCAGATTTGGCTTTGATACAAGGACCTCCAGGAACAGGTAAATCTACAGCTATTGCAGAAATGATTTGGCAACACACAAGAGAGTTCCCTGATAAAAAAATACTTCTTACGTCAGAGACTAACCTTGCTGTAGATAATGCTATTGACAGAGTTGTCAATGACCAGCATAATCTAATTAAGCCTATTCGCATAGGCGACGAATCTCGCTTGGAATCCGAAGGCTTACAATTTTCTTACACAGCCATGTACAGATGGGCAAAAGGCGAAGATTGGAGAAAGAAAAAAGGCACTGTTGACCTCGATGACGATGATGAAGAAGACAATGCCGTAACAACTATCGAAGATTCAGTATATGAAGTACCCGAAAAGCTTATATTACTGAATTGGATGGAAAATATAAGCAGACGCATGGATATGGAAAAGATGCCATCAGAAGCCCAAGAGTTATGGAAAGAATTACTTGATGAGCCAACTCCTGAGCTAAAGAACCTTTTCTTTGAAAACTATGTGTCTAATTGCAACGTCATTGGTGCTACATGCAGCTCAATCGGTCAGAAGAATATTATTCTGTCAGAAGCTATGGAATCAGGAAAGCGGAACCGATTTAAGCCGACCAAATTCTATAGCATCTATAGGCAGATTTTCAGTAAAAGAGATGGGGAGTACAACCCTAAGATTCGATTTGACATGGTCATACAGGATGAGTCCAGCAAAGCTACTCCTGCCGAATTGTCATTGCCATTGATCTATGGTGTCAAAAACGTCATTATTGGAGATCATAGGCAGCTTCCTCCTATGTTGTCTCGTGAGTCCTTCATCAATTCTTTTGATTATAGTATCAAGCGAGAAAAGAATGATGAAGAAAAGCAGAAAATGAAAGAGTTGCGAAGTTACGTGCTTAAGAACTTCAAAACTCTTGAGGTAAGTCATTTTGAGAGACTATACAATCAGATTGACTCTAATCTTAAGGGTGTCTTCAATTATCAGTTCCGTATGCATCCAGCCATAAATGATGTCATCAAGCAATTCTACAAAGACGAAGGCGGTCTGGAATGCGGTTTAGTGACACCAAAAGATTTAGGTGTGAACGATCTTGACTTCATTAATAATGGAGCTTCAAGGTATCATGGGATTACGGCAGGACCTATTACTCCTGACACCCATGTACTCTGGATTGATTCTTCAAGTCCAGAGATGCTGGACGGCACATCACGAGTAAACTATGGCGAAGTACAGATCATTAAGAAACTATTGACTCAACTTAATGAATCTGAGTCATTTCATCAATACACAGACAGTTGGGCAAGTGTGGAAGACAAGCAGATTGGCTTGATTTCATTCTATGGTAAACAACTTCGTCTGTTAAAGGAAATGACTAGAGAATTTGATAATTCTCAGATACCTATTAGAGTAAGCACTGTAGATAGATTCCAGGGCATGGAACGAAATATCATCATTGTTTCAATGGTTCGAAGCCATTGTATACAAACAGAAAAGGGTCAGAAGCCCAATTTCGAGAACTACCCAGGAATGGGTTATCCAATTCAGGAAGACCTTGGATTTGCCCAGTCACCGAACCGTCTAAATGTTGCCTTGTCGCGAGCAAAGCGATTGCTAATAATCGTAGGCGACAGCAAGCTCTTCAGAACAAAGGATATCTATGACAATGTCTATACGACAATTAGTGATCCAAATAACAAATATGGTAAAATTATAACAGCTCAGGAGTATGGATTATAA
- a CDS encoding ATP-binding protein, which produces MQIHNNTLITECSAYDFKEMLERKKVKSWLKSVSAFANTDGGSLFYGVNDDGMIVGLENPQADADFISEMIKARLDPVPEVQLIPIEHEGHTLLEVKVKAGMLTPYYYYQDGTRTAYTRVGNESVECNSQQLLSLVLKGTHMTWDSLPTQVDANKHSFIILANTFHEQTHQEWNDKYLESFGLVTSDGKLTNAGLLFVDNCTVFQSRIFCTRWTGLYKDDAISSVEHRANLVLLLKYGMDFIKNYTMSGWVKMPNYRLNLPDYSDRAIFEGLVNHLIHRDYTVMGGEVHIDIYDDRVELVSPGAMLDGTQIQDRDIYKVPSMRRNPVIADMFTQLDYMEKRGSGLRKIRELTEKLPNFLQGKEPQYQTEATSFFTTFYNLNWGENGRIPVGEVANRVNSTLEKYPVNEESSEKKFGVNTEWFGVNEESSEKKFGVNSNEQPKKVSRTAQKIIDLIISDSSITAENMANKIGVSKRAIEKSIKSLRDMGIIIHEGSDKAGYWRIIVKP; this is translated from the coding sequence ATGCAGATACATAACAATACATTGATAACTGAATGCTCAGCTTACGATTTCAAGGAAATGCTGGAACGTAAGAAAGTAAAGTCATGGCTTAAATCCGTATCAGCTTTTGCCAATACGGACGGTGGCAGTTTGTTCTATGGAGTGAACGATGACGGAATGATTGTTGGTTTGGAAAATCCGCAAGCCGATGCAGACTTTATCAGCGAAATGATAAAGGCAAGACTTGATCCTGTTCCGGAAGTGCAACTTATTCCGATAGAACATGAAGGACATACTCTACTTGAAGTGAAAGTAAAGGCAGGAATGCTAACACCTTATTATTATTACCAAGACGGAACACGCACTGCCTATACAAGAGTGGGTAATGAAAGTGTGGAATGTAACTCCCAACAATTACTTTCGTTGGTATTAAAAGGCACGCATATGACTTGGGATTCACTTCCTACCCAAGTGGATGCCAACAAACATTCCTTCATTATCCTCGCCAATACATTTCATGAACAAACTCACCAGGAATGGAATGACAAATACTTGGAATCATTCGGACTGGTCACATCAGACGGCAAACTAACCAATGCCGGATTGCTGTTTGTGGATAACTGTACCGTATTCCAATCACGTATTTTCTGTACCCGTTGGACTGGACTCTATAAAGATGATGCCATCAGTTCCGTAGAACATCGGGCGAACCTTGTATTGCTCTTAAAATATGGGATGGACTTCATCAAGAACTACACCATGAGTGGCTGGGTAAAGATGCCAAACTATCGTCTCAATCTCCCCGACTATTCCGACCGTGCTATATTTGAAGGATTGGTAAACCATCTTATCCATAGAGATTACACAGTAATGGGTGGTGAAGTACATATTGACATCTATGATGACCGTGTAGAACTAGTATCACCCGGTGCGATGCTTGACGGTACACAGATTCAAGACCGTGACATATACAAAGTGCCGTCCATGCGTCGTAATCCTGTTATTGCGGATATGTTTACACAATTGGACTATATGGAGAAACGTGGCTCGGGCTTACGGAAAATACGGGAACTTACGGAGAAACTGCCCAATTTCCTGCAAGGTAAAGAACCACAATATCAAACGGAAGCGACTTCTTTCTTCACGACCTTTTATAATCTGAACTGGGGGGAGAACGGAAGAATACCTGTTGGGGAAGTGGCCAACAGGGTAAATAGTACCCTCGAAAAGTACCCTGTAAACGAAGAAAGTTCGGAGAAAAAGTTCGGTGTAAACACGGAATGGTTCGGTGTAAACGAAGAAAGTTCGGAGAAAAAGTTCGGTGTAAACAGCAACGAGCAACCTAAAAAGGTTAGTAGAACAGCCCAAAAGATCATTGATCTAATCATTTCTGATTCATCAATCACTGCAGAGAACATGGCAAATAAAATTGGTGTATCAAAACGTGCGATTGAAAAGAGCATCAAAAGTCTTCGAGATATGGGTATTATTATCCATGAGGGTTCTGATAAGGCTGGCTATTGGCGCATTATTGTTAAACCATAA
- a CDS encoding DarT ssDNA thymidine ADP-ribosyltransferase family protein has protein sequence MDYKTIIEEGKLIYSSRTTDTMFREWRLARTMCNVNYYTTYPLTKLDRIILLTLEKNGRIYENQLAKTLGFNVENDFDANPKRYADKGEEGIFQGILSEVASYGLINRKDHLICLSNIGCLALKMGMKYTFHSGSVALMESFDLEPKESIKYKMFPFRDALGIVTGIPNSQILSYDDFDFPELKEYIYGEPSELVSRLSLQCNSEVNIFKAEKSTESRMGEIYVDFRLYEINGKKYPLVFHNGTISRHTNDLLLQDCNKLYINKKIHIGEYLYLVRESEEVLDYQSMIPYKDVWNLDDFLSNSRLDWSDERLFTEIAKEANGSQWNMISDVCPTDDLVPHLTEYKDSLDWIVLSARFDDDFIVDSAISYPWDFETLSAERSADFIKRVIVIPQLHKDIDWDWETILSKLDDEFVINNIANVPFDMYSVSERYLSTYPDVIVNHPDKRWDWQYISTESDLSYILKNVSALSNYLQFETVMSRAFMSSEYADAYCDSSEFTFAVIQKKEWLQNRYLANTAEYLWTIKLIDWHEKLGFVMWKSENNMEGLECNKGISWTSEVFEHYKDSSFSVKGLKHISKSITDNVLIDLNPEFKWIWSVLSGRDIITNDVDFIERHVSELSLGIAIPLIAADHLTTLYNRADFKQQVTEQKVWDKLTDCIEKVTILKNITDPNWDWHMITKNFCSTLNFAALDKLNVLDKLDWYYISNNADTNKIIDCLDDYEDRWDWSVLTKRLDHDFITDNLPEYFQHWDWDYIITDVLTENDLGKSDLRIELAIIFSQLDKEIRKNLWCKLTVRFSTEDIFNIVKTNSQLTNVSVVYEWNYSDVYNRQDFDINKILTEYKDTEFPIDWDALSASKALNKILLWDKKAIKDFSVWEDVVLSILSDKAYNWNFKYLSTLASINWCDSILQSRESEWDWAYLSEHSKCFSFNLKRPFEIVKRIRRFDKYLDFGILSKRIDMKLTMEMMSDLLKYSWDWTAISSNKGFLLTADFVQENKTLSWDWKELSSRKDCKFSPEFILDNKSLSWDWQYLSKRKEIPFTAEIIIKLVDKEWDWKELIGRTDLVFEEDMLPKLVDKDIDWKSFSQKDSFFPTLRTLNLLKEKDLDWDSISKRKELLYEVIVLYKHKLNWAILTKSSHIDLSKTKVLETFKDNLDWTIVSSDPQLTPSMENLKQFKDRVNWSVICKRRDIVIDETFLDAFENKIDWKRISQNGTIVFTQELIDRYKYRWDWIALAKNPAFRSSGIEKAYTSELNLVEFYNNLKEREYKPFVYHFTHMFNAIEVIKTRKILSRNRANELGLLKYDAAGSVVHRSAKAHPFARFYYRTGTQTQFYNECLGKQRGTKYFSKAENNGLPMCPMPVFFKFDLQEVLAKHSNLCYYSTGNMQTGWARVYKVVDDPNNIDSVNLYSSGWSKVVQEKKQQEFLVKNEFDFSELNDYQIICYDPEETEILKSIFKHDPICEHIYCADDVESIFEKENPPLEFDISKQRINIKTSYIGEYIFQIESAQINKIRVNNNPSSFIKAIKGHVIQVREYISVECGNVPFDIYYVNMNPNARSPRWLVYQYKPEVHEEKITDSNILEEFLGISFEDDAYSPEELITSLELVMPKLEGFYNTRVRHYVVNTHTMLVCKQFEKYAFNFDTNYMSIDLMRIVLAVHDIGKAIDRANQHEHTLSIINELWNLTPFTDYELKLTEVLLKNDNMGTYFQRKFSTEDLKNEILEDAKALNIPQKILLQYKMILYQCDISSYTKDAGGLKYLEHMFEYEDGEKVFDDKEGIIVMSSEYIERYNLLKSEVDG, from the coding sequence ATGGATTATAAGACGATAATTGAAGAAGGTAAGCTTATATATTCTTCACGCACGACAGACACAATGTTCCGTGAGTGGAGATTGGCAAGGACTATGTGCAATGTAAATTACTACACCACATATCCTTTGACCAAACTGGACAGAATCATACTGCTGACTCTGGAAAAAAATGGAAGAATCTACGAGAATCAACTTGCTAAAACACTAGGATTCAATGTAGAAAATGACTTCGATGCTAATCCAAAACGTTATGCAGACAAGGGTGAGGAAGGTATTTTTCAAGGAATACTTTCCGAGGTCGCTTCGTATGGACTTATCAACAGAAAAGACCATCTGATTTGTTTGTCTAACATCGGATGTCTTGCCCTAAAAATGGGGATGAAATACACCTTCCATAGTGGCTCTGTTGCCTTGATGGAAAGCTTTGACCTTGAACCAAAAGAAAGCATAAAATACAAGATGTTCCCATTCCGCGATGCTTTGGGAATAGTCACAGGAATCCCAAACAGTCAGATTCTGAGCTATGATGACTTCGATTTTCCGGAACTGAAAGAATACATTTATGGCGAACCTTCTGAGTTGGTGTCTCGATTGTCTTTACAATGCAATAGTGAAGTCAACATTTTCAAAGCCGAAAAGAGTACAGAATCTCGCATGGGTGAGATTTATGTTGATTTTAGGTTATATGAGATTAACGGAAAGAAATATCCGTTGGTATTTCATAATGGTACTATATCAAGACATACTAACGACCTTCTTTTACAAGATTGCAATAAGTTATACATAAACAAAAAAATCCACATTGGAGAATATCTGTATCTGGTACGCGAAAGCGAAGAAGTACTAGATTATCAATCTATGATTCCATATAAAGATGTTTGGAATCTTGATGATTTTCTTAGCAACAGCCGTCTTGATTGGAGCGACGAAAGACTTTTTACGGAAATTGCAAAAGAAGCAAATGGCTCTCAATGGAATATGATTTCTGACGTATGCCCTACAGACGACTTAGTTCCTCACTTGACAGAATATAAGGACTCTTTGGATTGGATCGTACTGTCAGCACGTTTTGACGATGACTTTATAGTTGACTCTGCAATTTCTTATCCATGGGACTTCGAGACATTGTCTGCTGAGAGAAGCGCAGACTTCATTAAAAGAGTAATTGTCATTCCCCAATTGCATAAAGATATAGATTGGGATTGGGAAACTATTTTATCGAAACTCGATGATGAGTTTGTCATCAACAATATTGCGAATGTTCCATTTGATATGTACTCTGTATCTGAGAGATACCTTAGCACATATCCTGATGTCATTGTTAATCATCCTGATAAAAGATGGGACTGGCAGTATATTTCGACTGAATCAGATTTATCATACATACTTAAAAACGTATCTGCATTATCAAATTATTTGCAGTTTGAGACGGTGATGTCAAGAGCGTTTATGTCTTCTGAATATGCTGATGCCTACTGTGATTCAAGCGAATTTACATTTGCTGTTATTCAGAAGAAAGAGTGGCTACAAAATCGCTATCTTGCCAACACAGCAGAATATTTATGGACTATAAAGCTGATAGATTGGCATGAGAAGTTAGGCTTTGTAATGTGGAAATCCGAAAACAACATGGAAGGTCTTGAATGTAATAAAGGCATTTCATGGACTTCTGAGGTATTCGAGCACTATAAAGACAGCTCTTTCTCTGTCAAGGGTCTGAAACACATATCTAAATCTATTACCGATAATGTCTTAATTGACCTGAATCCCGAATTCAAATGGATTTGGTCTGTGTTATCGGGCAGGGACATCATAACTAATGATGTTGATTTTATCGAGAGACACGTATCTGAATTGTCTCTAGGCATTGCTATACCATTAATTGCAGCCGATCATCTAACTACTCTATACAATAGAGCAGATTTCAAACAACAGGTAACCGAGCAGAAAGTATGGGATAAACTTACTGATTGCATAGAAAAGGTCACAATACTTAAAAATATAACCGATCCTAACTGGGATTGGCATATGATTACAAAGAATTTCTGTTCAACTCTAAACTTCGCAGCCCTTGATAAGCTCAATGTCTTAGACAAACTTGATTGGTACTACATTTCTAACAATGCAGATACTAACAAGATAATAGATTGTCTTGATGATTATGAAGATCGATGGGATTGGTCTGTTTTGACTAAGCGCTTAGATCATGATTTCATCACTGACAACCTTCCTGAGTATTTCCAGCATTGGGATTGGGACTACATAATCACAGATGTCTTAACTGAAAATGACTTGGGTAAGTCAGATCTTAGAATTGAACTTGCTATCATCTTTTCTCAGCTTGACAAAGAGATTAGAAAGAACCTATGGTGCAAATTAACTGTTAGATTTAGCACCGAGGATATTTTCAATATCGTTAAGACTAATTCTCAACTGACAAACGTTTCGGTTGTTTATGAGTGGAATTATTCTGATGTATATAACAGACAGGATTTCGACATCAATAAGATTCTAACTGAATATAAGGATACGGAATTTCCTATTGACTGGGATGCTCTATCGGCATCAAAGGCTCTTAATAAAATCTTATTATGGGATAAAAAAGCCATTAAAGACTTTTCTGTTTGGGAAGATGTAGTTCTTAGCATCCTTTCGGATAAAGCATACAACTGGAATTTTAAATATCTTTCTACATTAGCATCAATTAACTGGTGCGACAGTATTCTTCAATCCAGAGAAAGTGAATGGGACTGGGCATATTTATCTGAACATAGCAAATGCTTCAGTTTTAACCTGAAACGTCCATTTGAAATTGTAAAACGCATTCGTAGATTCGATAAATATTTAGACTTTGGCATTTTGTCGAAGCGAATAGACATGAAGCTTACAATGGAAATGATGTCAGACCTCCTTAAATATAGTTGGGATTGGACTGCAATTTCTTCAAACAAAGGATTCTTACTTACGGCTGATTTTGTTCAAGAAAATAAAACACTTTCATGGGATTGGAAAGAACTTTCTTCCAGAAAAGATTGCAAATTCTCTCCAGAATTCATTCTTGACAATAAGTCTCTATCATGGGATTGGCAGTACCTATCTAAGCGTAAAGAGATTCCATTTACAGCAGAGATAATAATAAAACTCGTAGATAAGGAATGGGATTGGAAAGAACTCATTGGAAGAACTGATCTTGTATTCGAAGAAGATATGCTACCGAAATTAGTAGACAAGGATATTGACTGGAAATCTTTTAGTCAAAAAGATAGCTTCTTTCCTACTTTGAGAACGTTGAACCTACTGAAGGAAAAGGATCTTGATTGGGATAGTATTTCTAAACGTAAGGAACTACTATACGAAGTGATAGTTTTATACAAGCACAAACTCAATTGGGCAATTCTGACAAAAAGCAGTCATATCGATTTGAGCAAAACCAAAGTTCTTGAAACATTCAAAGATAACCTTGATTGGACAATTGTCTCTTCGGATCCCCAACTTACTCCATCTATGGAAAACCTTAAACAGTTCAAAGATAGGGTAAATTGGTCTGTTATTTGTAAAAGAAGAGATATTGTCATAGATGAGACTTTCCTTGATGCTTTTGAGAATAAGATTGACTGGAAAAGAATTTCCCAAAATGGAACTATTGTATTCACTCAAGAATTGATAGACCGCTACAAATATAGATGGGATTGGATTGCTTTGGCAAAGAACCCAGCTTTCAGATCATCTGGAATTGAAAAAGCATACACGAGTGAACTTAACCTTGTTGAGTTCTATAATAACCTTAAAGAACGTGAGTATAAGCCATTTGTATACCATTTTACCCATATGTTTAATGCAATAGAAGTCATCAAGACAAGAAAAATATTAAGCAGGAACAGAGCAAATGAACTTGGTTTGCTGAAATATGATGCAGCAGGATCTGTTGTGCATAGATCTGCAAAAGCGCATCCATTTGCACGTTTCTATTATAGAACTGGAACACAAACGCAGTTCTATAACGAATGCTTAGGAAAGCAGCGTGGCACAAAGTATTTCAGCAAGGCAGAAAATAACGGTCTTCCGATGTGTCCTATGCCAGTTTTCTTCAAATTTGATCTCCAAGAAGTTCTGGCAAAACATTCCAATCTATGCTATTACAGTACTGGTAATATGCAAACAGGTTGGGCAAGAGTATATAAAGTTGTAGATGACCCTAATAACATTGATTCTGTAAATCTGTACAGCAGCGGATGGAGTAAAGTCGTTCAAGAAAAAAAACAACAAGAATTTCTTGTTAAGAATGAATTTGACTTTTCGGAATTAAACGACTATCAAATAATTTGCTACGACCCCGAAGAAACTGAAATACTAAAGTCAATATTCAAACATGACCCTATTTGTGAACACATCTATTGCGCCGACGACGTAGAAAGTATATTTGAAAAAGAGAACCCTCCATTGGAATTCGATATTTCAAAGCAAAGAATAAATATAAAGACTTCATATATTGGTGAGTATATATTCCAGATTGAGAGTGCTCAAATCAACAAGATACGAGTGAATAATAATCCGTCTTCATTCATTAAGGCTATAAAAGGGCATGTAATACAGGTACGTGAATATATATCAGTAGAATGTGGTAATGTACCTTTTGATATTTACTATGTTAATATGAATCCAAATGCACGCTCTCCAAGATGGCTTGTTTATCAATACAAACCGGAAGTGCATGAAGAGAAAATTACAGATTCCAATATCTTAGAGGAGTTCCTAGGAATAAGTTTTGAAGATGATGCCTATTCGCCAGAAGAGCTGATTACATCATTAGAATTAGTAATGCCTAAACTTGAAGGATTTTACAACACACGTGTGAGACATTATGTCGTAAACACACACACAATGTTGGTTTGTAAACAATTTGAGAAATATGCATTTAATTTTGATACAAATTATATGAGTATTGACCTAATGCGTATTGTGCTCGCTGTACACGATATAGGGAAAGCTATTGACCGTGCAAATCAACATGAGCACACATTATCTATAATAAATGAACTTTGGAACCTGACTCCTTTCACTGATTATGAATTGAAGCTAACAGAAGTTCTTTTGAAAAATGACAATATGGGCACATATTTTCAGAGAAAATTCAGTACAGAAGACTTAAAAAATGAAATTTTAGAGGATGCAAAGGCTCTGAATATTCCGCAAAAAATTCTTCTTCAATATAAGATGATCTTGTATCAATGCGATATATCTTCATATACAAAAGATGCTGGTGGTCTAAAATATCTTGAACACATGTTTGAATATGAAGATGGCGAGAAAGTCTTTGATGATAAAGAAGGCATCATTGTCATGTCATCAGAATATATTGAACGATATAATCTACTAAAATCAGAAGTCGATGGCTAA